A single window of Candidatus Anoxymicrobium japonicum DNA harbors:
- the carB gene encoding carbamoyl phosphate synthase large subunit (four CarB-CarA dimers form the carbamoyl phosphate synthetase holoenzyme that catalyzes the production of carbamoyl phosphate; CarB is responsible for the amidotransferase activity) — translation MPRRTDIEKIMIIGSGPIIIGQACEFDYSGTQACKVLKDEGFEIVLVNSNPATIMTDPQFADRTYIEPVTPEWVEKIIERERPQALLPTIGGQTGLNVSVALAKSGVLDRFGVELIGARYEAIGKAEDRNLFKKAMRNIGLDTPESDFAYTLAEAESIAKGMGFPLVIRPSYTLGGGGSGLVYNMAECLETARQGLDLSPITEILIEKSVKGWKEYELEVMRDSKDNVVIVCPIENFDPMGVHTGDSITVAPAQTLTDVEYQALRDASIDIMREIGVETGGSNIQFAVEPDTGRVVVIEMNPRVSRSSALASKATGFPIAKIAAKLAVGYTLDEIPNDITRETPACFEPAIDYCVVKVPRWAFEKFPGADEALGTRMKSVGEVMSIGRTFKEAIQKAVRSLEIDRYSLRDLEDTPERDLLDELEVASHDRLYKIYHALQENIGIPEIFERTGVDSWYLDNLAQIAEMEQALDSHDIDSIPDDLLREAKRYGFSDVELARLLGSNELAVRESRKERGIIAIFKSVDTCASEFEAYTPYYYSTYEDEDETRDTGREKVMILGGGPNRIGQGIEFDYCCVHASFACREMGYETIMVNCNPETVSTDYDTSDRLFFEPLTFEDVMNIVDREKPMGAIIQLGGQTPLKLAIPLERAGVKILGTSPAAIDRAEDREQFGDMLEKLGIDCPPGGVATSVEGAIQVAERIGYPALVRPSYVLGGRAMEIVYSDEMMKYYMETAVKASPEHPVLIDRFLEDAKEVDVDALCDGVRVYIGAIMEHVEEAGIHSGDSACVIPPIFLSKRVKADITRFTEQLAIELGVVGLINIQYAVKDEKVFVLEVNPRASRTVPFVSKTIGIPLAKMATRLALGQTLDDLGLREERFSKLKHIAVKEAVLPFVRFPGADTVLGPEMKSTGEVMGIDDYSPGSDTGIGMAMVKSQIASYNQFPTAGAVFISVPDKKKKDAADIARRFFEEGFKLLATVGIATRIRERGLDVESVNKVGKGKPDIVDFIRDRKIDLVINVPDGHGSRGSGYAIRTEATMNGVPCITTIELASIVIMGIKALKKSDMRVKSLQEYHAAIEKELEEAQDE, via the coding sequence ATGCCGCGCCGCACTGACATCGAGAAGATAATGATTATCGGTTCCGGGCCGATTATCATCGGGCAAGCGTGCGAGTTCGACTACTCCGGCACCCAGGCGTGCAAAGTGCTCAAGGATGAAGGCTTCGAGATCGTGCTTGTCAACAGCAACCCCGCGACGATCATGACGGATCCGCAGTTTGCCGACCGCACGTACATCGAACCCGTTACGCCCGAGTGGGTGGAGAAGATAATCGAGCGGGAACGGCCACAGGCGTTGCTGCCGACGATTGGCGGGCAGACCGGCCTGAACGTTTCCGTCGCGCTCGCGAAAAGCGGTGTGCTGGACAGGTTCGGCGTCGAGCTTATCGGCGCGCGTTACGAGGCCATCGGCAAGGCGGAGGATCGAAACCTCTTCAAAAAGGCGATGCGGAACATCGGGCTTGACACCCCCGAAAGCGACTTCGCGTACACGCTCGCCGAGGCCGAGAGCATCGCGAAGGGAATGGGGTTCCCACTCGTCATCAGGCCTTCGTACACGCTTGGCGGCGGCGGCAGCGGACTCGTTTACAACATGGCTGAGTGTCTCGAGACGGCGCGCCAGGGGCTCGACCTGTCACCGATAACCGAGATATTGATAGAGAAGTCGGTCAAAGGGTGGAAGGAGTACGAACTCGAGGTCATGCGCGACAGCAAGGACAACGTTGTCATCGTGTGTCCTATCGAAAACTTTGACCCGATGGGCGTCCACACGGGCGATTCGATAACGGTCGCGCCCGCGCAGACACTCACCGACGTCGAGTACCAGGCGCTCCGCGACGCTTCAATCGATATCATGCGCGAGATAGGCGTGGAGACTGGCGGCTCGAACATACAGTTTGCCGTCGAGCCTGACACCGGGCGCGTCGTCGTCATCGAGATGAACCCGCGCGTGTCGCGATCGAGCGCTCTCGCTTCAAAGGCCACAGGTTTTCCGATAGCGAAGATAGCCGCGAAGCTTGCGGTAGGGTACACGCTCGACGAGATACCCAACGACATCACCCGCGAGACGCCGGCGTGTTTCGAGCCTGCTATCGACTATTGCGTGGTGAAGGTGCCTCGTTGGGCGTTTGAGAAATTCCCCGGCGCCGATGAGGCGCTGGGCACCAGAATGAAGTCGGTAGGCGAGGTCATGTCTATCGGCCGCACGTTCAAGGAGGCTATCCAAAAGGCGGTGCGCTCGCTCGAGATCGACAGGTACAGCCTGCGCGACCTGGAGGACACGCCGGAGCGTGACCTGCTCGATGAACTCGAGGTCGCGAGCCACGACAGGCTCTATAAGATATATCACGCGTTGCAGGAGAACATAGGAATCCCAGAGATATTCGAGCGGACGGGAGTCGATTCCTGGTATCTCGACAACCTGGCTCAGATCGCGGAGATGGAACAAGCGCTCGATAGCCACGACATTGACAGCATACCTGATGATCTGTTGCGTGAGGCGAAGCGTTACGGCTTCTCGGATGTGGAGCTGGCGAGGTTGTTGGGCTCGAATGAGCTCGCGGTGCGTGAAAGCCGCAAGGAGCGGGGGATAATCGCGATCTTCAAGTCCGTTGACACGTGCGCCTCCGAGTTCGAGGCGTACACGCCTTACTACTACTCCACGTACGAGGATGAGGATGAAACCCGCGACACCGGCAGGGAGAAGGTGATGATCCTCGGCGGCGGGCCCAACCGGATAGGCCAGGGGATCGAGTTTGACTACTGTTGTGTGCACGCGTCGTTCGCCTGCCGTGAGATGGGGTACGAGACTATAATGGTCAATTGCAACCCCGAGACGGTCTCGACCGACTACGACACGAGCGACCGGCTCTTTTTCGAGCCCCTCACGTTCGAGGACGTGATGAATATTGTCGATCGCGAGAAGCCGATGGGAGCGATAATTCAGCTCGGGGGGCAGACGCCGCTCAAGCTCGCGATACCGCTCGAACGCGCGGGGGTGAAGATACTCGGTACTTCTCCCGCGGCGATAGACCGCGCCGAGGATCGCGAGCAGTTCGGCGACATGCTGGAGAAGCTTGGCATAGATTGCCCGCCCGGCGGCGTCGCGACTTCGGTGGAGGGCGCTATCCAGGTAGCGGAGCGCATCGGCTACCCGGCGCTGGTAAGGCCCTCATACGTTCTCGGCGGGCGCGCCATGGAGATCGTTTACTCGGATGAGATGATGAAGTATTACATGGAGACGGCGGTCAAGGCCTCTCCCGAGCATCCTGTCCTCATCGACAGGTTTCTCGAGGACGCGAAGGAGGTAGACGTTGACGCGCTCTGTGACGGCGTTCGGGTGTATATCGGGGCTATCATGGAGCACGTCGAGGAGGCTGGCATTCACTCCGGCGACTCGGCTTGCGTGATACCGCCGATTTTCTTGAGCAAGCGCGTAAAGGCGGACATCACGAGATTCACCGAGCAGCTTGCCATCGAGCTCGGGGTCGTGGGGCTTATCAACATTCAGTACGCGGTGAAGGACGAGAAGGTGTTTGTGCTCGAGGTAAACCCACGAGCAAGCCGCACGGTTCCGTTTGTGAGCAAGACGATCGGCATCCCGCTCGCAAAGATGGCGACGCGCCTGGCGCTGGGGCAGACGCTGGACGATCTGGGTTTGCGCGAGGAGCGGTTCTCGAAGCTCAAGCACATCGCGGTCAAGGAAGCCGTCCTGCCGTTTGTGAGGTTCCCCGGGGCGGACACAGTGCTCGGGCCTGAGATGAAATCAACAGGCGAGGTCATGGGCATAGACGATTACTCGCCGGGATCCGACACCGGCATAGGGATGGCGATGGTCAAGTCGCAGATCGCGAGCTATAACCAGTTTCCCACGGCGGGCGCCGTGTTCATCAGCGTGCCGGATAAAAAGAAGAAGGACGCGGCGGACATAGCGCGGCGGTTCTTCGAGGAAGGCTTCAAGTTGCTCGCGACCGTCGGGATCGCGACGCGGATACGCGAGCGGGGCCTCGACGTGGAGAGTGTAAACAAAGTAGGGAAGGGCAAGCCCGACATTGTCGATTTCATCCGGGACAGGAAGATTGATCTCGTGATCAACGTTCCGGATGGTCACGGCAGTCGTGGGAGCGGGTATGCCATTCGCACTGAGGCGACCATGAACGGCGTGCCGTGCATTACGACCATAGAGCTTGCCTCGATAGTCATCATGGGCATCAAAGCGTTGAAAAAAAGCGACATGAGGGTCAAGAGCCTTCAGGAGTACCACGCCGCAATCGAGAAAGAACTGGAGGAGGCGCAAGATGAGTGA
- a CDS encoding dihydroorotate dehydrogenase electron transfer subunit: protein MSEASTTAPVSSIAVVTARNEVARDVHVLTLEITSGARAPLPGQFYQIDCGGGREHLLPRPIGAMDARVSRGGVALAFMVESVGWGTGRLCRLVPGDEIRVLGPLGRGFGPISGGTALIVAGGMGFAPLCFLASKMDRDGERYDLLAGVNSKEKYMPALATLNGVVEVFSDDGTIGRKGIVTDGVASRLDEGGYTKVYTCGPEPMMESVARVALTRGVPCEVSLDSRMACGIGACRGCVREGSHGRNLCVCADGPVFDSRDVKWNVTTKFDQ, encoded by the coding sequence ATGAGTGAGGCTTCGACAACGGCGCCTGTTTCATCGATCGCGGTTGTCACAGCTCGCAATGAGGTCGCGCGTGACGTGCACGTTCTGACGCTCGAGATCACCTCGGGCGCGCGCGCGCCGCTTCCAGGGCAGTTCTACCAGATCGATTGCGGGGGCGGCCGCGAGCACCTTCTTCCAAGGCCTATAGGAGCAATGGACGCGCGAGTCAGCAGGGGAGGCGTGGCGCTGGCGTTCATGGTCGAGTCGGTTGGTTGGGGCACCGGCAGGTTGTGCCGGCTCGTTCCCGGCGATGAGATCAGGGTGCTTGGGCCGCTGGGCCGTGGATTTGGCCCGATCAGTGGAGGCACGGCGTTGATTGTCGCGGGAGGCATGGGCTTTGCTCCGCTATGTTTTCTCGCAAGCAAGATGGATAGAGATGGAGAACGGTATGATCTGCTGGCCGGCGTAAACTCAAAGGAAAAATATATGCCCGCCCTCGCTACGCTCAATGGAGTAGTCGAGGTTTTCTCGGACGATGGCACGATTGGCAGGAAAGGGATAGTGACCGACGGTGTGGCATCGCGTCTTGACGAGGGTGGTTACACGAAAGTCTACACATGCGGGCCGGAACCCATGATGGAGTCAGTCGCCCGCGTGGCGCTGACGCGTGGAGTGCCCTGCGAGGTATCCCTCGACTCCAGGATGGCCTGCGGGATAGGAGCGTGCCGCGGGTGTGTGCGGGAAGGCTCACACGGGCGCAACCTGTGCGTCTGCGCCGACGGCCCGGTGTTCGACTCGCGCGACGTCAAATGGAATGTTACAACGAAGTTTGACCAATGA
- a CDS encoding dihydroorotate dehydrogenase: protein MTKINLAVDLAGIRLENPVLLASGTAGYGTELAPLIDLGKLGGIILKSVTVDARAGNPSPRIWETPCGMLNSIGLENVGIDALVENTLPALEELGMSVFASIAGDTARDYERLSSRLQGAGGVAGIEVNVSCPNVEKGGIQFGADEGATKSVVMAVRENCSLPVFVKLSAAVTDITRIAHCAADAGATGFSLINTIPGLAIDTASRRPRLGGVTGGLSGPAIKPVALKAVWECYRKMGMPVIGGGGIYDSDDVVEFLLAGATAVSVGSAMFSDPHRAIDIVEGLPGAVTRAGASSIKELIAGMRI, encoded by the coding sequence ATGACAAAGATAAACCTTGCCGTAGACCTTGCGGGCATAAGGCTCGAGAATCCCGTGCTGCTGGCGTCGGGGACTGCCGGCTACGGCACGGAGCTCGCGCCGTTGATAGATTTGGGTAAGCTTGGCGGCATAATATTGAAGTCGGTCACGGTTGACGCGCGCGCGGGCAACCCGTCGCCGCGGATATGGGAGACGCCATGTGGGATGCTTAACTCGATAGGTCTCGAGAACGTTGGGATCGACGCGCTCGTGGAAAATACGCTCCCGGCGCTGGAGGAACTTGGGATGTCGGTTTTTGCGAGCATCGCGGGCGATACGGCACGGGATTACGAGCGTCTTTCCTCGAGGCTCCAGGGCGCGGGGGGAGTCGCGGGAATCGAGGTCAACGTTTCATGTCCTAACGTCGAGAAAGGCGGAATCCAGTTTGGCGCCGACGAGGGCGCGACAAAGAGTGTGGTGATGGCGGTTCGCGAAAACTGTTCACTTCCCGTTTTCGTGAAACTCTCGGCCGCGGTCACCGACATAACGCGCATCGCGCACTGTGCGGCGGATGCCGGCGCGACCGGCTTCTCGCTCATCAATACGATTCCGGGTCTTGCCATAGACACGGCCAGCAGGAGGCCCAGGCTCGGTGGCGTCACAGGCGGGCTGTCGGGTCCCGCGATCAAGCCGGTCGCGCTCAAGGCGGTCTGGGAGTGTTACAGAAAGATGGGAATGCCTGTGATAGGCGGCGGGGGCATCTATGATTCAGACGATGTGGTAGAGTTTTTGCTTGCCGGAGCGACCGCGGTATCAGTAGGAAGCGCGATGTTTTCAGACCCGCACAGGGCTATCGATATCGTTGAAGGATTGCCCGGCGCCGTGACGCGCGCGGGCGCGTCTTCAATTAAAGAGTTAATTGCCGGCATGCGAATTTAA
- a CDS encoding tRNA pseudouridine(38-40) synthase TruA, which translates to MTLVSAPGRQSACQDTLDRRYCYCLTLEYVGTSFHGFQRQPGLATIHGALESAASTYTGTEVVARYAGRTDKGVHAVGQVAAFDLAREVDTDRALIGLNALLPDGIAVTALARAREGFDPRRDALWREYRYFILNRKSPSPILEERVFHVAKPLDLRMMEEACALFPGEHDFSAFRVKGGSDVSAVRNVLKCDVVRVSQDLLCIRVIANAFLYRMVRVMAGAIFSVGRGRMSLDDLRRHLDGSGKPCADPLPARGLYLWRVAYPDDIHEA; encoded by the coding sequence ATGACGTTGGTGTCAGCGCCCGGTCGCCAGAGCGCCTGTCAAGACACTCTTGATAGACGGTATTGTTACTGTTTGACACTCGAGTACGTTGGAACCTCGTTCCACGGTTTCCAGAGGCAGCCGGGCCTCGCGACGATCCATGGGGCGCTGGAGAGCGCCGCTTCTACTTATACGGGCACAGAGGTTGTCGCGCGTTACGCGGGCCGCACCGACAAGGGCGTGCACGCGGTTGGACAGGTCGCGGCGTTCGACCTGGCGCGTGAGGTGGATACGGACAGGGCGCTCATCGGATTGAACGCGCTCTTGCCCGATGGCATCGCGGTAACAGCGCTTGCGCGCGCCAGGGAGGGGTTTGATCCCAGGCGAGACGCGTTGTGGCGCGAGTACCGATATTTCATACTCAACAGGAAATCTCCTTCGCCGATCCTCGAGGAGCGCGTCTTTCACGTGGCGAAGCCGCTCGACCTCCGCATGATGGAAGAGGCGTGCGCGCTTTTTCCGGGCGAGCATGATTTTTCCGCGTTTCGCGTCAAAGGTGGAAGCGATGTCTCCGCGGTGCGTAACGTGCTGAAGTGCGATGTCGTCCGCGTCAGCCAGGATTTGCTATGCATCCGCGTCATCGCGAACGCTTTTTTGTACCGCATGGTCAGGGTAATGGCGGGGGCGATCTTCTCTGTGGGGCGCGGCCGCATGAGCCTCGATGATCTCAGGCGTCATCTGGACGGAAGCGGGAAGCCCTGCGCGGATCCGCTCCCTGCGAGAGGCCTGTATCTATGGCGTGTAGCGTATCCCGACGATATTCACGAAGCTTAA
- a CDS encoding RNA helicase, producing MNTDEFRKKYGFSPDEFQCDAIDRLSEGRSVLVAAPTGSGKTVVAEYALEQARSQGKKFFYTTPMKALSNQKFRDLSRVYPQGDVGLLTGDNCINGEAPLVVMTTEVLRNMIYESSSKLDELGVVVLDEVHYMQDPERGAVWEEIVILLPDTVKIVALSATVSNARDLADWMNSIRGGVDVVFSKERPVKLRNHYFVGKALCGLFDKNLTRVISEQIEALKYRSSGSGSGRRGGRGPNLAPRRTEVIRELKRRDMLPAIYFLFSRAACQDSVTYCRKDGMSLTSPAEAKAIEAYLDEKMRFLDPADLACLNYESFATAMKAGVAAHHAGALPLFKEAVEELFSSGLIKVVFATETLSLGMNMPARTVVIETLSKWNGEAHRPLTPGEYKQLTGRAGRRGIDEIGYSVILHQKFFNVDQIRALVKREPHPVVSRFEVSYNMAVNIMAEHDLTGAQRLLNLSFAQYCADKRVVTLQLRLEALDEDLDQEIDASRCPDADARKFRQLEMQLAKTQRRLSTIAKERRKREVRETMTRLQPGDVILVGHRGSEKALAVVRKRQEGRNTPGGVLVVDPMGRYRKVSERILKHPPRVVGVVDIARITSPTRKVRKQAGAKIEEICRNAGSITAGAGGTPEEIDLFTAITMLEQDIKGNRCNDCERRERCAQSARRAEKISRQMDSARKERDSGHDVVSRRLVDVLDVLNSFGFVKGEDMTGKGDMLRRVYNECDLLLVEALDAGILSQLEPEELAAFASWFIYESREAETDETRRVARARYEHLQGKLGDALDWLNSVFDDIKAAEGNRGLDLVGSPDTGFGEAAFFWARGAGLEQMLSRFPDRSVGDMVRTMKQIIDLMRQIAEVSVDPVLTSNLRRAIDAVDRGVVSYSSLESMIEHRVPAL from the coding sequence ATGAACACCGATGAATTCAGAAAAAAATACGGGTTTTCGCCGGATGAGTTCCAGTGCGACGCGATTGACAGGCTCTCGGAAGGCAGGTCTGTGCTCGTGGCCGCTCCCACGGGTTCGGGCAAGACAGTGGTCGCCGAGTACGCGTTGGAGCAGGCGCGATCTCAGGGGAAGAAGTTCTTCTATACGACGCCCATGAAGGCGCTCTCCAATCAGAAGTTCAGGGATTTGTCCCGCGTGTACCCGCAAGGCGACGTGGGCCTTCTCACGGGGGACAACTGCATCAATGGCGAGGCGCCACTGGTCGTGATGACGACCGAGGTGCTGCGCAACATGATCTATGAATCGAGTTCGAAACTGGATGAACTGGGAGTGGTCGTCTTAGATGAGGTCCATTACATGCAGGATCCGGAAAGGGGCGCGGTCTGGGAAGAGATAGTAATTCTTTTGCCCGACACGGTGAAGATCGTAGCTTTGAGCGCGACAGTATCCAACGCGCGCGACCTGGCCGATTGGATGAACAGCATCAGAGGTGGCGTGGATGTCGTTTTCTCGAAAGAGCGGCCCGTCAAATTGCGCAACCACTACTTCGTTGGCAAAGCGCTTTGCGGGCTCTTCGACAAAAATCTCACCCGCGTCATCAGTGAGCAGATAGAGGCGCTCAAGTATCGTTCGTCCGGATCGGGAAGTGGACGTCGTGGCGGGAGAGGGCCGAACCTGGCGCCCAGAAGGACTGAAGTCATAAGGGAGCTCAAACGGCGGGATATGCTGCCGGCGATATACTTCCTTTTTTCTCGCGCCGCATGCCAGGATTCCGTCACCTATTGCCGCAAGGATGGGATGTCGCTGACAAGCCCCGCCGAGGCAAAGGCTATCGAGGCGTACCTCGACGAGAAGATGCGTTTTCTCGATCCGGCGGATCTCGCGTGCCTGAATTACGAGAGCTTCGCGACAGCGATGAAGGCGGGCGTAGCGGCGCACCACGCGGGCGCTCTTCCCCTCTTCAAAGAAGCCGTAGAAGAGCTTTTTTCAAGCGGACTCATCAAGGTCGTCTTTGCGACCGAGACGCTTTCACTCGGGATGAACATGCCCGCGCGCACCGTGGTTATTGAGACACTTTCCAAGTGGAACGGCGAGGCCCACAGGCCGCTGACCCCGGGCGAGTACAAGCAACTCACCGGGCGGGCGGGGCGGCGCGGGATCGACGAGATCGGTTACTCGGTTATCCTTCACCAGAAGTTTTTTAACGTGGACCAGATACGCGCGCTTGTGAAACGCGAACCGCACCCTGTCGTATCGCGGTTTGAGGTCTCTTACAACATGGCGGTGAATATCATGGCCGAGCACGACCTCACAGGCGCTCAGCGCCTGCTAAACCTCTCCTTTGCCCAGTACTGCGCGGATAAGCGCGTGGTCACACTGCAGTTGCGGCTGGAGGCTCTCGACGAGGATCTCGATCAGGAGATCGACGCGAGCCGCTGCCCGGATGCCGACGCGCGGAAGTTCCGTCAGCTCGAGATGCAGCTTGCCAAAACGCAGCGACGGCTTTCCACCATCGCAAAGGAGCGGCGAAAGCGCGAGGTAAGAGAGACTATGACGCGGCTCCAGCCAGGCGATGTCATTCTTGTGGGTCATCGAGGCTCGGAGAAGGCGCTGGCCGTGGTGCGCAAGCGCCAGGAGGGCCGTAATACGCCAGGCGGAGTGCTTGTTGTGGATCCGATGGGACGTTACAGGAAAGTTTCCGAGCGGATCCTCAAGCACCCACCGCGCGTGGTTGGGGTTGTTGACATTGCCAGGATCACATCGCCGACAAGGAAAGTTCGCAAGCAGGCGGGAGCAAAGATAGAGGAGATTTGCAGGAACGCCGGCTCGATCACGGCCGGCGCCGGTGGCACACCCGAGGAGATTGATCTGTTCACGGCGATCACAATGCTCGAGCAAGATATCAAGGGCAACCGTTGCAACGATTGCGAGCGCCGAGAGCGATGCGCGCAATCCGCGCGGCGCGCGGAAAAGATATCCCGGCAGATGGATAGCGCTCGCAAGGAAAGGGACTCGGGACACGATGTCGTGTCGCGGCGGCTGGTGGACGTGCTCGATGTCTTGAACAGTTTTGGTTTTGTGAAAGGTGAGGATATGACAGGTAAGGGCGACATGCTCAGGCGCGTTTATAACGAGTGCGATCTTTTGCTGGTCGAGGCGCTCGATGCCGGGATACTGTCGCAACTCGAACCCGAGGAGCTCGCGGCTTTCGCGTCGTGGTTTATTTACGAGTCGCGCGAGGCCGAGACAGATGAAACCAGGCGCGTCGCGAGAGCTCGTTACGAACATCTCCAGGGCAAGCTTGGCGATGCGCTTGACTGGCTAAACAGCGTGTTCGATGACATAAAGGCCGCTGAGGGCAATCGCGGGCTCGACCTCGTTGGGTCGCCCGACACGGGCTTCGGGGAAGCCGCGTTTTTCTGGGCGAGAGGGGCAGGGCTCGAGCAGATGCTCAGCCGGTTTCCTGACAGGTCTGTTGGCGACATGGTGCGTACGATGAAGCAGATTATCGATCTGATGAGACAGATTGCCGAAGTCTCAGTTGATCCGGTTCTCACGAGCAACTTGCGCAGAGCAATAGACGCCGTGGATCGTGGTGTGGTGAGCTACTCGTCCCTGGAGTCGATGATCGAGCACAGAGTGCCAGCGTTATGA
- the corA gene encoding magnesium and cobalt transport protein CorA yields the protein MRVYLEKADGGITTTSSLDGVALTDAKLLWIDSLAPSDDEISRIGELIGTHPLELEYCRRPDGKPKLQEFPNHLFISWEFLCDSPETDVIETTPVFLFLGANFLVTVHRDKLSDIDNVWDKPRGGPELHKHNPALVLYAILNSAVDDYFPIIEEITNNIDMYQDMLMSGEVAGDLQVIMSQKHRNMAMRRLVMAHRDVILKLGRRDTPFVPEHLTLYILDIYDLLIRVASEVETNADLITASMDIHLNVVSNRLNKIMKKLTIISTIFLPLTFLVGLYGMNFKYMPELSWKYGYLMAWVAFLIIAVVTYFLARWFVDKPPRKRRDMVGDDS from the coding sequence GTGCGCGTCTACCTGGAGAAAGCCGATGGCGGCATCACAACAACTTCATCGCTCGATGGAGTTGCCCTGACCGACGCCAAACTACTCTGGATCGACTCCCTCGCTCCGTCCGACGACGAGATTTCTCGTATCGGCGAACTCATTGGAACGCACCCGCTCGAACTCGAGTACTGCAGGAGGCCCGACGGCAAACCGAAACTGCAGGAGTTCCCCAACCACCTTTTCATCTCCTGGGAATTTCTCTGTGATTCGCCCGAAACCGATGTGATAGAAACCACGCCGGTGTTTCTGTTTCTTGGCGCAAACTTCCTCGTGACCGTGCACCGTGACAAGCTCAGCGACATCGACAACGTTTGGGACAAGCCCCGGGGCGGCCCGGAACTCCACAAACACAACCCGGCCCTCGTTCTCTACGCGATACTGAATAGCGCGGTTGATGATTACTTTCCGATAATCGAAGAGATCACGAACAACATCGACATGTACCAGGACATGCTGATGTCCGGCGAGGTAGCCGGCGACTTGCAGGTCATCATGTCACAGAAGCACCGGAACATGGCTATGAGGAGACTCGTCATGGCTCACCGCGACGTGATCCTCAAGCTCGGGCGCAGGGACACGCCATTCGTGCCCGAGCACCTCACGCTTTACATCTTGGATATCTACGACCTCCTCATCCGCGTGGCCTCGGAAGTGGAAACAAACGCGGATCTCATCACGGCGTCGATGGACATCCACTTGAACGTCGTCTCGAACCGCTTAAACAAGATCATGAAGAAGTTGACGATAATCTCGACGATATTCCTGCCGCTGACGTTCCTCGTCGGTCTTTACGGGATGAACTTCAAGTACATGCCTGAACTCAGTTGGAAATACGGGTACCTTATGGCCTGGGTCGCCTTCCTCATCATCGCGGTAGTAACGTATTTCCTGGCCAGGTGGTTTGTAGACAAGCCGCCCCGAAAGCGCCGCGACATGGTCGGTGACGACAGTTGA
- the xseB gene encoding exodeoxyribonuclease VII small subunit produces the protein MKNEPTFKEAIEELEKITNSLESGELELEQSLSLFERGVELIKYCQEKLDGAQAKVELLVDSMEGEIESVSLEDEEENA, from the coding sequence TTGAAGAATGAGCCTACTTTCAAGGAAGCGATAGAGGAGCTTGAGAAGATCACCAACTCGCTTGAGAGCGGCGAACTCGAACTCGAGCAAAGCCTGTCGCTTTTTGAGCGCGGCGTCGAGCTTATCAAGTATTGCCAGGAAAAACTCGATGGAGCTCAGGCAAAGGTAGAACTGCTGGTCGATTCCATGGAAGGCGAAATCGAGAGCGTCTCCCTGGAGGACGAAGAAGAAAACGCATAA